One window from the genome of Macaca fascicularis isolate 582-1 chromosome 7, T2T-MFA8v1.1 encodes:
- the PLEKHG3 gene encoding pleckstrin homology domain-containing family G member 3 isoform X6: protein MDSLGKQAARAEGQQNLPGVPSPGSNARMPVSTSLHQDGSQERPVSLTSTTSSSGSSRDSRSAMEEPSGSEAPSENGAGSPRDRHLPNSNNNSSSWLNVKGPLSPFNSRAAAGSAHHKLSYLGRVVREIVETERMYVQDLRSIVEDYLLKIIDTPGLLKPEQVSALFGNIENIYALNSQLLRDLDSCNSDPVAVASCFVERSQEFDIYTQYCNNYPNSVAALTECMRDKQQAKFFRDRQELLQHSLPLGSYLLKPVQRILKYHLLLQEIAKHFDEEEDGFEVVEDAIDTMTCVAWYINDMKRRHEHAVRLQEIQSLLINWKGPDLTTYGELVLEGTFRVHRVRNERTFFLFDKTLLITKKRGDHFVYKGNIPCSSLMLIESTRDSLCFTVTHYKHSKQQYSIQAKTVEEKRNWTHHIKRLILENHHATIPQKAKEAILEMDSYYPNRYRYSPERLKKAWSSQDEVSTHVRQGRRQSEPTKHLLRQLNEKARAAGMKGKGRRESEGSRSSRRPSGPSPTSAEKRMSFESVSSLPEVEPDPEAGSEQEVFAAVEGPSAEEMPSDTESAEVLETPLDAHQGLLGMDPPGDMVGFVAAESTEDLKALSSEEEEEMGGAAQEPESLLPPSVLDQASVIAERFVSSFSRRSSVAQEDSKSSGFGSPRLVSRSSSVLSLEGSEKGLARRGSATDSLSCQLSPEVDISVGGATEDSPSVNGMESPSPGCPVEPDWSSCKKKESALSTRDRLLLDKIKSYYENAEHHDAGFSVRRRESLSYIPKGLVRNSVSRFNSLPRPDPEPVPPVGRKRQVGSRPTSWALFELPGPSQAGKGDPPPISDAEFRPSSEIVKIWEGMESSRGSPGKGPSQGQANGFDLHEPLFILEEHELGAITEESATASPESSSPTEGRSPAHLARELKELVKELSSSTQGELVVPLHPRIVQLSHVMDSHVSERVKNKVYQLARQYSLRIKSNKPVMARPPLQWEKAAPERNGKSPTVPCLQEEAGEPLGGKGKRKPVLSLFDYEQLMAQEHSPPKPSSARETSPQRFSFNPSAVSQRTTSPGGRLSARSPRSPTETFSWPDVRELCSKYASRDEARRAGGGGPCGPPVNRSHSVPENMVEPPLSARVGRCRSLSTKRGRGGGEAARSPGPLPQSKQDGGETLYVTADLTLEDNRRVIVMEKGPLPGPTAGLEESSGQGPSSPRALLGQGQDFQQSAECRLKEEGPRDPADPSQQGRVRNLREKFQALNSVG, encoded by the exons AATCTCCCTGGGGTGCCCTCCCCAGGCAGCAATGCCAGGATGCCCGTGtccacctccctccaccaggATGGCAGCCAGGAGCGGCCGGTGAGCCTGACCTCTACCACCTCCTCGTCGGGCTCCTCCCGTGACAGTCGCAGTGCCATGGAGGAGCCCAGCGGCTCCGAGGCTCCCTCTGAGAATGGGGCAGGCTCCCCAAGAGACCGGCATCTCCCCAATAGCAACAACAACTCCAGCAGCTGGTTGAACGTGAAGGGGCCCCTCTCCCCATTCAACAGCCGGGCGGCGGCGGGGTCTGCGCACCACAAGCTCAGCTACCTGGGCCGAGTGGTGCGGGAGATCGTGGAGACAGAGCGCATGTATGTGCAGGACCTGCGCAGCATCGTGGAG GACTACCTCTTGAAGATCATCGACACGCCCGGGCTGCTGAAGCCAGAACAGGTCAGCGCCCTCTTTGGGAACATAGAAAACATCTACGCACTGAACAG CCAGCTCCTCAGAGACCTGGACAGCTGCAATAGTGACCCCGTGGCTGTGGCCAGCTGCTTTGTGGAAAGG AGCCAAGAGTTTGATATCTACACCCAGTATTGCAACAATTACCCCAA CTCCGTGGCCGCCCTGACGGAATGCATGAGGGACAAGCAGCAGGCCAAGTTCTTTCGGGACCGGCAGGAGCTGCTGCAGCACTCACTGCCCTTGGGCTCCTACCTGCTGAAGCCGGTCCAGCGCATCCTCAAGTACCACCTGCTGCTGCAG GAAATTGCCAAGCATTTTGATGAAGAAGAGGATGGCTTTGAGGTGGTGGAGGATGCCATTGACACCATGACCTGTGTGGCCTGGTACATCAACGACATGAAAAGGAGGCATGAGCATGCAGTCCGGCTCCAG gagATTCAGTCACTTCTCATCAACTGGAAGGGGCCCGACCTGACCACCTACGGGGAGCTTGTCCTGGAGGGCACGTTCCGCGTGCATCGAGTGCGCAATGAAAGGACCTTTTTCCTCTTTGACAAAACACTGCTTATCACCAAGAAGCGGGGCGATCACTTTGTCTACAAGGGCAACATCCCG TGCTCCTCCCTGATGCTGATCGAAAGCACCAGAGACTCCCTATGCTTCACTGTCACCCACTACAAGCACAGCAAGCAGCAGTACAGCATCCAG GCCAAGACAGTGGAGGAGAAACGGAACTGGACTCACCACATCAAGAGGCTCATCCTAGAGAACCACCATGCCACCATTCCCCAGAAG GCCAAGGAAGCCATCTTGGAAATGGATTCCTATT ATCCCAATCGGTACCGCTACAGCCCAGAGCGGCTGAAGAAGGCTTGGTCCTCCCAGGATGAGGTGTCCACCCATGTGCGCCAGGGGCGCCGGCAGTCTG AGCCAACCAAACACCTGCTCAGGCAACTCAACGAGAAAG CCCGAGCAGCAGGAATGAAG GGAAAGGGGCGCAGGGAGTCTGAAGGCTCCAGGAGCAGCAGAAGGCCCAGTGGTCCGTCTCCAACCAGTGCTGAGAAGCGCATGAGCTTCGAGTCCGTTTCTTCCCTGCCAGAG GTTGAGCCGGACCCTGAGGCTGGGAGTGAGCAAGAGGTATTTGCTGCTGTGGAAGGGCCCAGTGCCGAGGAGATGCCCTCAGACACAGAATCTGCAGAAGTCCTGGAGACACCGCTTGACGCCCACCAGGGGCTTCTGGGGATGGATCCCCCGGGTGACATGGTGGGCTTCGTGGCGGCTGAGAGCACTGAGGACCTTAAGGCCCTGAGcagtgaggaggaagaagaaatgggGGGTGCCGCCCAGGAGCCTGAAAGCCTTCTGCCACCCTCCGTGCTGGACCAGGCCAGTGTCATTGCGGAGCGGTTTGTTAGCAGCTTCTCTCGGCGGAGCAGCGTGGCACAGGAGGACAGCAAGTCCAGTGGCTTTGGGAGCCCACGGCTGGTCAGCCGGAGCAGCAGCGTGCTcagcctggagggcagtgagAAGGGCCTGGCGCGGCGTGGCAGTGCCACAGACTCCCTCAGCTGTCAGCTCTCCCCAGAAGTGGACATCAGTGTGGGGGGGGCCACAGAGGACAGCCCTTCTGTCAATGGGATGGAGTCCCCAAGCCCAGGCTGCCCAGTGGAGCCCGACTGGTCTTCCTGCAAGAAGAAGGAATCAGCGCTCTCCACCCGAGACCGGCTGTTGCTAGACAAGATTAAGAGCTATTATGAAAATGCAGAACACCACGATGCGGGCTTCAGTGTCCGTCGCCGGGAGAGCCTCTCCTACATCCCCAAAGGACTGGTAAGAAACTCCGTCTCCAGATTCAACAGCCTTCCTCGGCCAGACCCAGAGCCAGTACCTCCAGTGGGGCGCAAGAGACAGGTGGGCTCCCGGCCGACTTCGTGGGCCCTGTTTGAGCTCCCAGGACCAAGCCAGGCAGGCAAAGGGGACCCACCTCCCATCTCAGATGCTGAGTTCCGCCCATCATCAGAAATTGTGAAGATCTGGGAGGGAATGGAGTCTTCTAGGGGGAGCCCTGGGAAGGGGCCCAGCCAGGGCCAGGCCAATGGCTTTGACCTGCATGAGCCACTCTTCATCCTGGAGGAGCATGAGCTGGGAGCCATCACGGAGGAGTCAGCCACTGCCTCTCCGGAAAGTTCCTCTCCCACTGAGGGGCGCAGCCCAGCCCACCTGGCCCGGGAGCTGAAAGAGCTGGTGAAGGAGCTGAGCAGCAGTACCCAGGGGGAGCTGGTGGTCCCACTGCACCCCCGCATCGTGCAGCTCTCCCATGTAATGGACAGCCACGTGAGCGAGCGCGTCAAGAACAAGGTCTACCAGCTGGCCCGCCAGTACAGCCTCCGAATCAAGAGCAACAAGCCAGTGATGGCCAGGCCACCACTGCAGTGGGAAAAGGCGGCCCCTGAGAGGAACGGGAAGAGCCCCACTGTGCCCTGTCTACAGGAAGAGGCTGGAGAGCCATTAGGTGGCAAAG GTAAGAGGAAGCCAGTGCTGTCTCTCTTCGACTACGAGCAGCTGATGGCCCAGGAGCACAGCCCTCCCAAGCCCTCCTCGGCTAGGGAGACATCGCCACAGCGTTTCTCCTTCAACCCGTCTGCTGTCAGCCAGAGGACCACCTCGCCTGGGGGCCGGCTCTCTGCCCGGAGCCCCCGCAGCCCCACGGAGACCTTCAGCTGGCCTGACGTCCGAGAGCTCTGCTCCAAGTACGCCTCCCGCGATGAGGCACGCCGAGCAGGGGGTGGCGGGCCCTGTGGCCCACCCGTCAACAGGAGCCACTCGGTGCCGGAGAACATGGTGGAGCCGCCTCTGTCGGCCAGGGTGGGCCGCTGCCGCAGCCTGAGCACCAAGAGGGGCCGGGGAGGCGGAGAGGCTGCCCGATCCCCTGGGCCTCTGCCCCAGAGCAAGCAGGACGGAGGCGAGACCCTGTATGTCACTGCAGACCTCACCCTTGAGGACAACCGGCGGGTGATTGTCATGGAGAAGGGACCCCTTCCCGGCCCCACGGCGGGGCTAGAGGAGAGCAGTGGTCAGGGACCAAGCTCGCCGCGGGCCCtgctggggcagggccaggacttCCAGCAGTCTGCAGAGTGTCGGCTGAAGGAAGAGGGTCCCAGGGACCCGGCAGACCCGAGCCAGCAGGGTAGAGTGAGAAACCTCAGAGAGAAGTTCCAGGCCTTGAACTCTGTTGGTTGA
- the PLEKHG3 gene encoding pleckstrin homology domain-containing family G member 3 isoform X7, whose protein sequence is MGALLRKANLPGVPSPGSNARMPVSTSLHQDGSQERPVSLTSTTSSSGSSRDSRSAMEEPSGSEAPSENGAGSPRDRHLPNSNNNSSSWLNVKGPLSPFNSRAAAGSAHHKLSYLGRVVREIVETERMYVQDLRSIVEDYLLKIIDTPGLLKPEQVSALFGNIENIYALNSQLLRDLDSCNSDPVAVASCFVERSQEFDIYTQYCNNYPNSVAALTECMRDKQQAKFFRDRQELLQHSLPLGSYLLKPVQRILKYHLLLQEIAKHFDEEEDGFEVVEDAIDTMTCVAWYINDMKRRHEHAVRLQEIQSLLINWKGPDLTTYGELVLEGTFRVHRVRNERTFFLFDKTLLITKKRGDHFVYKGNIPCSSLMLIESTRDSLCFTVTHYKHSKQQYSIQAKTVEEKRNWTHHIKRLILENHHATIPQKAKEAILEMDSYYPNRYRYSPERLKKAWSSQDEVSTHVRQGRRQSEPTKHLLRQLNEKARAAGMKGKGRRESEGSRSSRRPSGPSPTSAEKRMSFESVSSLPEVEPDPEAGSEQEVFAAVEGPSAEEMPSDTESAEVLETPLDAHQGLLGMDPPGDMVGFVAAESTEDLKALSSEEEEEMGGAAQEPESLLPPSVLDQASVIAERFVSSFSRRSSVAQEDSKSSGFGSPRLVSRSSSVLSLEGSEKGLARRGSATDSLSCQLSPEVDISVGGATEDSPSVNGMESPSPGCPVEPDWSSCKKKESALSTRDRLLLDKIKSYYENAEHHDAGFSVRRRESLSYIPKGLVRNSVSRFNSLPRPDPEPVPPVGRKRQVGSRPTSWALFELPGPSQAGKGDPPPISDAEFRPSSEIVKIWEGMESSRGSPGKGPSQGQANGFDLHEPLFILEEHELGAITEESATASPESSSPTEGRSPAHLARELKELVKELSSSTQGELVVPLHPRIVQLSHVMDSHVSERVKNKVYQLARQYSLRIKSNKPVMARPPLQWEKAAPERNGKSPTVPCLQEEAGEPLGGKGKRKPVLSLFDYEQLMAQEHSPPKPSSARETSPQRFSFNPSAVSQRTTSPGGRLSARSPRSPTETFSWPDVRELCSKYASRDEARRAGGGGPCGPPVNRSHSVPENMVEPPLSARVGRCRSLSTKRGRGGGEAARSPGPLPQSKQDGGETLYVTADLTLEDNRRVIVMEKGPLPGPTAGLEESSGQGPSSPRALLGQGQDFQQSAECRLKEEGPRDPADPSQQGRVRNLREKFQALNSVG, encoded by the exons AATCTCCCTGGGGTGCCCTCCCCAGGCAGCAATGCCAGGATGCCCGTGtccacctccctccaccaggATGGCAGCCAGGAGCGGCCGGTGAGCCTGACCTCTACCACCTCCTCGTCGGGCTCCTCCCGTGACAGTCGCAGTGCCATGGAGGAGCCCAGCGGCTCCGAGGCTCCCTCTGAGAATGGGGCAGGCTCCCCAAGAGACCGGCATCTCCCCAATAGCAACAACAACTCCAGCAGCTGGTTGAACGTGAAGGGGCCCCTCTCCCCATTCAACAGCCGGGCGGCGGCGGGGTCTGCGCACCACAAGCTCAGCTACCTGGGCCGAGTGGTGCGGGAGATCGTGGAGACAGAGCGCATGTATGTGCAGGACCTGCGCAGCATCGTGGAG GACTACCTCTTGAAGATCATCGACACGCCCGGGCTGCTGAAGCCAGAACAGGTCAGCGCCCTCTTTGGGAACATAGAAAACATCTACGCACTGAACAG CCAGCTCCTCAGAGACCTGGACAGCTGCAATAGTGACCCCGTGGCTGTGGCCAGCTGCTTTGTGGAAAGG AGCCAAGAGTTTGATATCTACACCCAGTATTGCAACAATTACCCCAA CTCCGTGGCCGCCCTGACGGAATGCATGAGGGACAAGCAGCAGGCCAAGTTCTTTCGGGACCGGCAGGAGCTGCTGCAGCACTCACTGCCCTTGGGCTCCTACCTGCTGAAGCCGGTCCAGCGCATCCTCAAGTACCACCTGCTGCTGCAG GAAATTGCCAAGCATTTTGATGAAGAAGAGGATGGCTTTGAGGTGGTGGAGGATGCCATTGACACCATGACCTGTGTGGCCTGGTACATCAACGACATGAAAAGGAGGCATGAGCATGCAGTCCGGCTCCAG gagATTCAGTCACTTCTCATCAACTGGAAGGGGCCCGACCTGACCACCTACGGGGAGCTTGTCCTGGAGGGCACGTTCCGCGTGCATCGAGTGCGCAATGAAAGGACCTTTTTCCTCTTTGACAAAACACTGCTTATCACCAAGAAGCGGGGCGATCACTTTGTCTACAAGGGCAACATCCCG TGCTCCTCCCTGATGCTGATCGAAAGCACCAGAGACTCCCTATGCTTCACTGTCACCCACTACAAGCACAGCAAGCAGCAGTACAGCATCCAG GCCAAGACAGTGGAGGAGAAACGGAACTGGACTCACCACATCAAGAGGCTCATCCTAGAGAACCACCATGCCACCATTCCCCAGAAG GCCAAGGAAGCCATCTTGGAAATGGATTCCTATT ATCCCAATCGGTACCGCTACAGCCCAGAGCGGCTGAAGAAGGCTTGGTCCTCCCAGGATGAGGTGTCCACCCATGTGCGCCAGGGGCGCCGGCAGTCTG AGCCAACCAAACACCTGCTCAGGCAACTCAACGAGAAAG CCCGAGCAGCAGGAATGAAG GGAAAGGGGCGCAGGGAGTCTGAAGGCTCCAGGAGCAGCAGAAGGCCCAGTGGTCCGTCTCCAACCAGTGCTGAGAAGCGCATGAGCTTCGAGTCCGTTTCTTCCCTGCCAGAG GTTGAGCCGGACCCTGAGGCTGGGAGTGAGCAAGAGGTATTTGCTGCTGTGGAAGGGCCCAGTGCCGAGGAGATGCCCTCAGACACAGAATCTGCAGAAGTCCTGGAGACACCGCTTGACGCCCACCAGGGGCTTCTGGGGATGGATCCCCCGGGTGACATGGTGGGCTTCGTGGCGGCTGAGAGCACTGAGGACCTTAAGGCCCTGAGcagtgaggaggaagaagaaatgggGGGTGCCGCCCAGGAGCCTGAAAGCCTTCTGCCACCCTCCGTGCTGGACCAGGCCAGTGTCATTGCGGAGCGGTTTGTTAGCAGCTTCTCTCGGCGGAGCAGCGTGGCACAGGAGGACAGCAAGTCCAGTGGCTTTGGGAGCCCACGGCTGGTCAGCCGGAGCAGCAGCGTGCTcagcctggagggcagtgagAAGGGCCTGGCGCGGCGTGGCAGTGCCACAGACTCCCTCAGCTGTCAGCTCTCCCCAGAAGTGGACATCAGTGTGGGGGGGGCCACAGAGGACAGCCCTTCTGTCAATGGGATGGAGTCCCCAAGCCCAGGCTGCCCAGTGGAGCCCGACTGGTCTTCCTGCAAGAAGAAGGAATCAGCGCTCTCCACCCGAGACCGGCTGTTGCTAGACAAGATTAAGAGCTATTATGAAAATGCAGAACACCACGATGCGGGCTTCAGTGTCCGTCGCCGGGAGAGCCTCTCCTACATCCCCAAAGGACTGGTAAGAAACTCCGTCTCCAGATTCAACAGCCTTCCTCGGCCAGACCCAGAGCCAGTACCTCCAGTGGGGCGCAAGAGACAGGTGGGCTCCCGGCCGACTTCGTGGGCCCTGTTTGAGCTCCCAGGACCAAGCCAGGCAGGCAAAGGGGACCCACCTCCCATCTCAGATGCTGAGTTCCGCCCATCATCAGAAATTGTGAAGATCTGGGAGGGAATGGAGTCTTCTAGGGGGAGCCCTGGGAAGGGGCCCAGCCAGGGCCAGGCCAATGGCTTTGACCTGCATGAGCCACTCTTCATCCTGGAGGAGCATGAGCTGGGAGCCATCACGGAGGAGTCAGCCACTGCCTCTCCGGAAAGTTCCTCTCCCACTGAGGGGCGCAGCCCAGCCCACCTGGCCCGGGAGCTGAAAGAGCTGGTGAAGGAGCTGAGCAGCAGTACCCAGGGGGAGCTGGTGGTCCCACTGCACCCCCGCATCGTGCAGCTCTCCCATGTAATGGACAGCCACGTGAGCGAGCGCGTCAAGAACAAGGTCTACCAGCTGGCCCGCCAGTACAGCCTCCGAATCAAGAGCAACAAGCCAGTGATGGCCAGGCCACCACTGCAGTGGGAAAAGGCGGCCCCTGAGAGGAACGGGAAGAGCCCCACTGTGCCCTGTCTACAGGAAGAGGCTGGAGAGCCATTAGGTGGCAAAG GTAAGAGGAAGCCAGTGCTGTCTCTCTTCGACTACGAGCAGCTGATGGCCCAGGAGCACAGCCCTCCCAAGCCCTCCTCGGCTAGGGAGACATCGCCACAGCGTTTCTCCTTCAACCCGTCTGCTGTCAGCCAGAGGACCACCTCGCCTGGGGGCCGGCTCTCTGCCCGGAGCCCCCGCAGCCCCACGGAGACCTTCAGCTGGCCTGACGTCCGAGAGCTCTGCTCCAAGTACGCCTCCCGCGATGAGGCACGCCGAGCAGGGGGTGGCGGGCCCTGTGGCCCACCCGTCAACAGGAGCCACTCGGTGCCGGAGAACATGGTGGAGCCGCCTCTGTCGGCCAGGGTGGGCCGCTGCCGCAGCCTGAGCACCAAGAGGGGCCGGGGAGGCGGAGAGGCTGCCCGATCCCCTGGGCCTCTGCCCCAGAGCAAGCAGGACGGAGGCGAGACCCTGTATGTCACTGCAGACCTCACCCTTGAGGACAACCGGCGGGTGATTGTCATGGAGAAGGGACCCCTTCCCGGCCCCACGGCGGGGCTAGAGGAGAGCAGTGGTCAGGGACCAAGCTCGCCGCGGGCCCtgctggggcagggccaggacttCCAGCAGTCTGCAGAGTGTCGGCTGAAGGAAGAGGGTCCCAGGGACCCGGCAGACCCGAGCCAGCAGGGTAGAGTGAGAAACCTCAGAGAGAAGTTCCAGGCCTTGAACTCTGTTGGTTGA